The genomic stretch TCATAAACGCTGCTGGTAGTGTTTTGTCATTACCTAATGAATCTGTCAGGATGTATGGTATAGGAAACTTCCATCTCATTGTCTCATCAACGATTGCATTTCTCTTGGGCTGCAACACACATTAGAAGAACTGAgtattgtttatgtatttgCAGTACTTCCACATCGGCTGTGTATATAATACTTACATCGCCGGCAATGTCTCCCTCAAAAAGGTGTCTTAGacctaaaaaaaagtatgatattgtatatgtatgcaGGTCATTTTAACAAGTTAGGAACTCTTACCTTTATTAATCTCTGGTATGTCATCCCTAAGTTCACCATCATCTGCATTATCACCTGGGAATCAAACcatgtcaataataatatatgtatattaaacAATATGCTGATCATGTATATCATCAGAAGCCAACCTGTAAGTTTGGGTGCAGCAAGCACCtagcaaacattaaaaaaagtgtcagTTTGAACCACGTTAAAAATCAACATCATGTAAATAAAGTGTAAAATATATCACCTTTAAAATTGCCAAAATGCTAATCACCAAAGTGATTTTTGTCCAGCTCTTTCCACAGCCCATGGTGTTGTTATCTATGCTAGCTTAAGCTAGTGTAAGCTAACACCTAAAAGGACAGGGGTGGAACCTTGCTCTCCATAATGGagtttaatgtttaactttTATATCACGCGTGTTTTCTCTGTTAGCATCCTTCACTCCAAGCCTTGTTCAGCGATTTACTGTAGTAAACTGCAGACTATGTAGTAAACTGTAGCTAAGCTATAGCTAATAGTAAATTGTAGTAAGCTGTAGCTAATGTACCTAACCTAAAGTGCGTATTTTGGTATCGAtatgataccaagtaaataaacATTCCATTGCTAACGGATCAATCAGTATCCTTTATTATAATTTTCTCACCAACGCAGCTCAGCTTTAGTCCATCTTTCGACAATTTATCCAACATTTATCCAAAGAGAGAGCCCCTTGCTACTTCCGGGTTTATTAGCATATTTCAACATTTGACCAATCACGGATGACGACGACCCTCCGCACCTGGAGCTGTTTTTTGTATACGACTCTGCCTTTCAGGGCTAATGGGTTAATGGTTAGTGAGTTCGATTCCCGACCAGGGTTGCgtcaaataaaaaaacccaactACAACAATACTAACCCATTCATACagcccccacccaaaaaaatagacaaattAAAGGCAAACTCATGACACGATCATATCTGATCTCGCCCAGCACTTCAAAGAAGATGTCATGTGTGTTAATTGCCGCTAGATGGCGCCATTGGCTTTGGCGTGAATGAAAGAAGCAGAACCAGGAAATGCTTCTTTACACGTTCAGTAAAGCTTCGAGATATGAACGATGTGAATTAGCATTTCTTCGATTTGTCGTCGTCTAACTGCCTGAAATATTTAACCGTTGgcttttaaatgcaaatacacgtGGTGCATTCCTCTAATGCGGTAACTAGAACTAAAAAATGTGTTCGAAATAAACAAGTTGAATCACGTGAGTAGGAAAATTAGTACCAACATTAAGGAAAATTACTACTAACATTAAATCACAATAGTCATCACCGTAGCTAatactttatttaaaaagtgtAGCAATGGCACATATGACgaggtggccgagtggttaaggcgatggactgctaatccattgtgctctgcacgcgtgggttcgaatcccatcctcgtcgaatgtttttttgtttttgaaccGCAAATTTTCTACAACGTGACTTACTGTTACGTCGAAGTCAATTGTATAAATAGTACAAGAAAAATTTAAATcttttgtctaaaaaaaaaaattaaacgtCTGAAAAAAAGAGTATGTGAAATGCAGGTgccattttgatatatttttatttttacaacacGCAAAATTAGATATAAATTAGAtacaatttaagaaaaaaaacagccagcaTGTTTCCaatttacctttttttgttttctttttaaatgtatttgtcaAACATGAAACAGGCTGACAAATAATCTACACTTTGGACCCCCGTTTTACTGTCATCAACTGAAAGCTAATGATAGCATCCGTTCACATGGCTGCCACGTCCGTGTCATCACACACTTGGCCGGCATCATCAGAGCAGCTGCAATCTCCCGTCGCCCCGTGAAAAACATTTCTCGAGCTTTTTGAGTCGTGGTTCGTCTTCTCGTCATCCATGTGGTCTTCCGCGGTTTGCCTTGGCGTGCTCTGTAGAAATTCCACATTGTATTTATGTCATTGGGAAGCCCGTAATTAGCCCGTATATGAAGCATACCTCTTGTTCACAATTATGTCGATTTACCGCATACTGGAATTTGGACGCATTCAGTCCGAGAGCCCCACCGATGAAATCGTaagctgaaaaaaatgacaacacggTGAGATCATCTGACAAGGTGGAGTGATAACTAGATATTACTATTTACCATTACTATTCACTTACTCCTTAATGACAGCCTTCCTATTAGCTGAACCAGGTTCCTGACTGAGAActaagacaaaaacaaagaatgatACCAGGACTTGTTTTAGACCAGTAAAGTAAACGCACTTCAAACATCCTCACCATCCCTGCAGCCTCTTCAGTTGATgattcttcctcttcctcatactcctcttcctccttttcctcttcctcctcatcacTGTCCACGTCGGTCAAAGCTTCACCTCTGCTGAAGAAGATGACTTTCTTCTGATTGGACAGTCCGGCACCCTCATGTTCTGGTTCCTGTGAATCTGTCATCTGTAAGATGTAGCAACCCATGACTCGGTGACCCTCgagagtacccgtgagtcagtcaccCTCAAGTACCCACGACTCATTGAAATTAGAATCTTTGTTGAGCACACATGACGAATCCACGAGTCGGACCCAAGTCTTAGTCGTTGAAACCAAAGTAAGCACATGAggcagtgaaactccagtcttcacCAAGCACTCCAGTCCATGAAACATGAGTCATTTCCAGTACCCATGAGTCATTAAGTACTCAGGAGTCAATGAAACTTAAGTCTTTGtgaagtacccatgagtcagtgaaattagTCCTTGTCAGgtacccatgaatcagtgaaaccacagtctttgtcaagtacccatgagtcaatgaaactagtccttgtcaagtacccatgagtcaatgaaaccATTGTcaggtacccatgagtcagtaaaactagtccttgtcaagtacccatgagtcagtaaaactagtccttgtcaagtacccatgagtcagtaaaactagtccttgtcaagtacccatgagtcaatgaaactagtccttgtcaagtacccatgagtcaatgaaactagtccttgtcaagtacccatgagtcaatgaaactactccttgtcaagtacccatgagtcaatgaaactagtccttgtcaagtacccatgagtcaatgaaactagtccttgtcaagtacccatgagtcaatgaaactagtccttgtcaagtacccatgagtcaatgaaactagtccttgtcaagtacccatgagtcaatgaaactagtcct from Doryrhamphus excisus isolate RoL2022-K1 chromosome 1, RoL_Dexc_1.0, whole genome shotgun sequence encodes the following:
- the LOC131139700 gene encoding uncharacterized protein LOC131139700 isoform X2 yields the protein MTDSQEPEHEGAGLSNQKKVIFFSRGEALTDVDSDEEEEEKEEEEYEEEEESSTEEAAGMFSVRNLVQLIGRLSLRTYDFIGGALGLNASKFQYAVNRHNCEQESTPRQTAEDHMDDEKTNHDSKSSRNVFHGATGDCSCSDDAGQVCDDTDVAAM
- the LOC131139700 gene encoding uncharacterized protein LOC131139700 isoform X1, with protein sequence MLVFTKEDIESEFQQMTDSQEPEHEGAGLSNQKKVIFFSRGEALTDVDSDEEEEEKEEEEYEEEEESSTEEAAGMFSVRNLVQLIGRLSLRTYDFIGGALGLNASKFQYAVNRHNCEQESTPRQTAEDHMDDEKTNHDSKSSRNVFHGATGDCSCSDDAGQVCDDTDVAAM